A window of the Cucurbita pepo subsp. pepo cultivar mu-cu-16 chromosome LG01, ASM280686v2, whole genome shotgun sequence genome harbors these coding sequences:
- the LOC111798386 gene encoding pentatricopeptide repeat-containing protein At2g01740, whose amino-acid sequence MVKEALQFLAHLRRISGFPSPFTCNKLVHSLINSGCGELSAKVLFHFLSKGYTPHASSFNSIISFFCKLGNIKYAERILNSMPRFGCSPDIVSYNSLLHGYCASYKIREACFLVNRVRGGVLNPDLVMFNILFNGFAKAYMKNEAFMYLGLMWKSCLPNVVTYGTLVDMFCKMGDMEVGNKMFFDMMKVGVVPNLVAFSSLIDGYCKAGSLDVAFGYLERMQQCSVQPNEFTYSTLIDGCCKQGMLERADFLFEEMLSVGILPNCTVHTSIIDGHFKKGNVDNALKYINRMFDREIGLDLTAYTVVISGFRRVGRLHKAMEAAENVVKNGLLPDRIILTAIMDVHFKAGNLKEALNAYRILLARGFEPDTVTLSTLIDGLCKNGYLQEARRYVVKEKANEILYTVLIDALCKEGNLDEAERTIKEMCEAGFVPDKYVYTSWIAELCKQGNLLKAFTVKKRMVQENIEPDLLTYSSLIGGLAEKGLMIEAKQVFDDMLNAGITPDSVAYDILIRGYHNQGNVVAISGLHDEMRTRGIVIEH is encoded by the coding sequence AGCTCTCCGCCAAAGTGCTTTTCCACTTTCTCTCCAAAGGGTATACTCCTCATGCATCGTCTTTCAATTCCATCATCTCCTTTTTCTGTAAATTAGGGAACATAAAATATGCCGAACGGATTTTGAATTCAATGCCCAGATTCGGGTGCTCGCCTGATATTGTGTCTTACAATTCTCTGTTACATGGGTATTGTGCGAGTTATAAGATTAGAGAGGCTTGTTTTCTTGTTAATAGAGTTCGTGGGGGTGTGTTGAATCCTGATTTGGTTATGTTTAATATACTGTTTAATGGGTTTGCTAAGGCTTATATGAAGAATGAGGCGTTTATGTATCTGGGTTTGATGTGGAAATCCTGTTTGCCTAATGTTGTTACTTATGGTACACTTGTTGATATGTTCTGTAAGATGGGGGATATGGAAGTGGGTAACAAAATGTTTTTTGATATGATGAAGGTGGGGGTTGTGCCTAATTTGGTTGCTTTTAGCTCCTTGATTGATGGGTATTGCAAGGCTGGGAGTTTGGATGTTGCATTTGGATACTTAGAGAGAATGCAACAATGTTCGGTTCAGCCGAACGAGTTCACATATTCAACGTTGATTGATGGTTGTTGCAAGCAGGGGATGTTGGAAAGAGCTGACTTTTTGTTTGAAGAGATGTTGAGTGTTGGTATTCTGCCTAATTGTACGGTTCATACTTCGATAATAGACGGACATTTTAAGAAGGGAAATGTAGACAATGCGTTGAAGTATATAAACAGGATGTTCGATCGAGAAATAGGACTCGATCTAACAGCATATACGGTAGTTATCTCGGGCTTCCGTAGAGTTGGTAGGTTGCATAAGGCAATGGAAGCTGCAGAAAATGTGGTGAAGAATGGATTACTTCCTGATAGGATAATACTAACAGCTATTATGGATGTGCATTTCAAAGCTGGAAACTTAAAAGAAGCTTTGAATGCGTACAGAATATTACTCGCTAGGGGTTTTGAGCCTGATACCGTGACTCTATCCACTCTAATAGATGGTCTATGCAAGAACGGATACTTGCAGGAGGCTAGACGGTACGTGGTCAAAGAAAAGGCCAATGAAATTCTATATACAGTGCTTATAGATGCACTGTGTAAGGAGGGTAATTTAGATGAAGCTGAGAGAACCATTAAGGAAATGTGTGAGGCAGGGTTTGTTCCTGATAAATATGTGTATACTTCTTGGATTGCAGAGCTTTGCAAGCAAGGAAATTTGCTCAAGGCTTTCACGGTCAAGAAAAGGATGGTTCAAGAGAACATTGAACCTGATTTATTAACCTACAGTTCCCTGATTGGTGGTTTGGCGGAGAAGGGACTAATGATAGAAGCCAAACAGGTTTTTGATGACATGTTAAATGCAGGAATCACTCCAGATTCTGTTGCTTATGACATCCTTATAAGAGGGTATCATAATCAGGGTAATGTAGTTGCGATTTCAGGTCTACACGATGAAATGAGAACGAGAGGAATTGTTATTGAACATTAA
- the LOC111798398 gene encoding adagio protein 3-like isoform X1, with amino-acid sequence MARNDDEPEVQSSGKRLKCSKHDDEQLEHEEEEEEEQVSELPLKPGLFFYPMTPTSFVVSDALEPEFPIIYVNKVFEIYTGYRADEVLGQNCRFLQYRDPRAQRRHPLVDPVVVSEIRRCLEEGVEFQGELLNFRKDGTPMVNRLRLAPIHDDDGTVTHIIGIQVFSETKIDLNRLSYPVFKETCAKKYDLSGKSAHLIDQPPFGQLKEICWILQLSDEVLAHNILSRLTPRDVASIGSVCRRTRQLTKNEHLRKMVCQNAWGREVTGTLEQMTKKLGWGRLARELTTLEAVCWRKLTVGGAVEPLRCNFSACAAGNRLVLFGGEGVNMQPMDDTFVLNLDAANPEWRRVSVKSSPPGRWGHTLSCLNGSWLVVFGGCGSQGLLNDVFVLDLDAQQPTWKEISGGAPPLPRSWHSSCMIEGSKLVVSGGCTDAGVLLSDTYLLDLTIDNPTWREIPTSGTPPSRLGHSLSVYGRTKILMFGGLAKSGHLRLRSGEAYTIDLEEEEPRWRQLECSALTGIGGQSAVVPPPRLDHVAVSMPCGRIIIFGGSIAGLHSPSQLFLLDPAEEKPSWRILNVPGQPPKFSWGHSTCVVGGTRVLVLGGHTGEEWILNELHELRLASKQDSDL; translated from the exons ATGGCGAGAAACGATGATGAACCGGAGGTTCAGAGCTCCGGCAAGAGGCTAAAATGCTCCAAGCACGATGACGAACAACTCgaacatgaagaagaagaagaagaagagcaagTGAGCGAGCTTCCATTAAAGCCTGGCCTGTTCTTTTACCCAATGACTCCAACTTCCTTCGTGGTCTCCGATGCTCTTGAGCCCGAATTCCCCATCATCTACGTCAATAAAGTCTTTGAGATCTACACCGGATACCGCGCCGATGAGGTCCTCGGCCAGAATTG TCGGTTCTTACAATATAGAGATCCTCGTGCACAAAGGCGACACCCTTTGGTAGATCCGGTGGTTGTTTCTGAAATCAGAAGATGCCTTGAAGAAGGTGTTGAATTCCAAGGTGAACTTCTCAATTTCAGAAAGGACGGCACCCCTATGGTGAATAGGCTAAGGCTTGCACCCatacatgatgatgatggcaCCGTAACACACATTATAGGAATTCAAGTGTTTTCTGAGACAAAGATAGACCTTAATCGGTTGTCGTATCCTGTTTTCAAAGAAACTTGCGCCAAAAAATATGATCTATCAGGCAAAAGTGCTCATCTGATTGATCAACCACCTTTTGGTCAGCTTAAAGAAATCTGTTGGATACTGCAGCTTTCAGATGAAGTCTTGGCCCATAACATTTTATCGCGCTTGACACCAAGAGATGTTGCATCTATTGGATCAGTTTGCCGAAGGACTCGTCAATTGACAAAGAATGAGCACTTAAGGAAGATGGTATGTCAGAATGCATGGGGAAGAGAAGTGACTGGAACATTGGAACAAATGACAAAGAAACTTGGTTGGGGGCGCTTGGCCCGGGAACTTACTACTCTTGAAGCTGTATGTTGGAGAAAACTGACGGTCGGGGGAGCTGTGGAACCTTTACGTTGCAATTTTAGTGCTTGTGCCGCAGGTAATCGACTTGTATTATTTGGTGGGGAAGGAGTCAATATGCAACCCATGGACGATACCTTTGTTCTCAATCTTGATGCTGCAAATCCTGAGTGGCGCAGAGTAAGCGTGAAATCCTCCCCACCTGGACGTTGGGGCCACACTCTATCTTGTTTGAATGGTTCTTGGTTAGTTGTTTTTGGTGGATGTGGTAGTCAAGGATTGCTCAACGATGTTTTTGTACTTGATTTGGATGCTCAGCAACCAACATGGAAAGAAATCTCTGGTGGAGCTCCTCCATTGCCTAGATCCTGGCATAGCTCCTGTATGATCGAAGGTTCTAAACTGGTTGTTTCAGGTGGATGTACAGATGCCGGGGTCCTTCTCAGCGACACATACTTGTTGGATCTAACAATAGACAATCCAACCTGGAGAGAGATTCCCACATCCGGGACTCCCCCTTCTAGATTGGGACATTCTCTTTCAGTTTATGGTCGAACAAAAATTCTAATGTTTGGTGGCCTTGCCAAGAGTGGACACTTACGCTTACGATCAGGCGAGGCGTACACCATAGATCTAGAAGAGGAAGAACCGCGGTGGAGGCAACTTGAATGCAGTGCATTGACTGGCATTGGTGGTCAGAGTGCCGTGGTTCCTCCACCAAGACTCGATCACGTAGCAGTCAGCATGCCCTGTGGAAGGATTATCATTTTCGGAGGGTCCATTGCGGGGTTACATTCGCCTTCTCAACTATTCCTTTTGGATCCAGCTGAGGAGAAACCGTCATGGAGGATTCTCAACGTTCCTGGACAGCCACCTAAATTTTCTTGGGGCCACAGTACTTGCGTGGTTGGAGGGACAAGAGTCTTGGTATTGGGCGGCCACACTGGGGAAGAATGGATCCTCAATGAATTGCACGAACTCCGCTTAGCTAGCAAGCAAGACTCAGATCTTTGA
- the LOC111798398 gene encoding adagio protein 3-like isoform X2, whose amino-acid sequence MYPLTLSRSSRFLQYRDPRAQRRHPLVDPVVVSEIRRCLEEGVEFQGELLNFRKDGTPMVNRLRLAPIHDDDGTVTHIIGIQVFSETKIDLNRLSYPVFKETCAKKYDLSGKSAHLIDQPPFGQLKEICWILQLSDEVLAHNILSRLTPRDVASIGSVCRRTRQLTKNEHLRKMVCQNAWGREVTGTLEQMTKKLGWGRLARELTTLEAVCWRKLTVGGAVEPLRCNFSACAAGNRLVLFGGEGVNMQPMDDTFVLNLDAANPEWRRVSVKSSPPGRWGHTLSCLNGSWLVVFGGCGSQGLLNDVFVLDLDAQQPTWKEISGGAPPLPRSWHSSCMIEGSKLVVSGGCTDAGVLLSDTYLLDLTIDNPTWREIPTSGTPPSRLGHSLSVYGRTKILMFGGLAKSGHLRLRSGEAYTIDLEEEEPRWRQLECSALTGIGGQSAVVPPPRLDHVAVSMPCGRIIIFGGSIAGLHSPSQLFLLDPAEEKPSWRILNVPGQPPKFSWGHSTCVVGGTRVLVLGGHTGEEWILNELHELRLASKQDSDL is encoded by the exons ATGTATCCCCTGACTCTATCCAGATCAAG TCGGTTCTTACAATATAGAGATCCTCGTGCACAAAGGCGACACCCTTTGGTAGATCCGGTGGTTGTTTCTGAAATCAGAAGATGCCTTGAAGAAGGTGTTGAATTCCAAGGTGAACTTCTCAATTTCAGAAAGGACGGCACCCCTATGGTGAATAGGCTAAGGCTTGCACCCatacatgatgatgatggcaCCGTAACACACATTATAGGAATTCAAGTGTTTTCTGAGACAAAGATAGACCTTAATCGGTTGTCGTATCCTGTTTTCAAAGAAACTTGCGCCAAAAAATATGATCTATCAGGCAAAAGTGCTCATCTGATTGATCAACCACCTTTTGGTCAGCTTAAAGAAATCTGTTGGATACTGCAGCTTTCAGATGAAGTCTTGGCCCATAACATTTTATCGCGCTTGACACCAAGAGATGTTGCATCTATTGGATCAGTTTGCCGAAGGACTCGTCAATTGACAAAGAATGAGCACTTAAGGAAGATGGTATGTCAGAATGCATGGGGAAGAGAAGTGACTGGAACATTGGAACAAATGACAAAGAAACTTGGTTGGGGGCGCTTGGCCCGGGAACTTACTACTCTTGAAGCTGTATGTTGGAGAAAACTGACGGTCGGGGGAGCTGTGGAACCTTTACGTTGCAATTTTAGTGCTTGTGCCGCAGGTAATCGACTTGTATTATTTGGTGGGGAAGGAGTCAATATGCAACCCATGGACGATACCTTTGTTCTCAATCTTGATGCTGCAAATCCTGAGTGGCGCAGAGTAAGCGTGAAATCCTCCCCACCTGGACGTTGGGGCCACACTCTATCTTGTTTGAATGGTTCTTGGTTAGTTGTTTTTGGTGGATGTGGTAGTCAAGGATTGCTCAACGATGTTTTTGTACTTGATTTGGATGCTCAGCAACCAACATGGAAAGAAATCTCTGGTGGAGCTCCTCCATTGCCTAGATCCTGGCATAGCTCCTGTATGATCGAAGGTTCTAAACTGGTTGTTTCAGGTGGATGTACAGATGCCGGGGTCCTTCTCAGCGACACATACTTGTTGGATCTAACAATAGACAATCCAACCTGGAGAGAGATTCCCACATCCGGGACTCCCCCTTCTAGATTGGGACATTCTCTTTCAGTTTATGGTCGAACAAAAATTCTAATGTTTGGTGGCCTTGCCAAGAGTGGACACTTACGCTTACGATCAGGCGAGGCGTACACCATAGATCTAGAAGAGGAAGAACCGCGGTGGAGGCAACTTGAATGCAGTGCATTGACTGGCATTGGTGGTCAGAGTGCCGTGGTTCCTCCACCAAGACTCGATCACGTAGCAGTCAGCATGCCCTGTGGAAGGATTATCATTTTCGGAGGGTCCATTGCGGGGTTACATTCGCCTTCTCAACTATTCCTTTTGGATCCAGCTGAGGAGAAACCGTCATGGAGGATTCTCAACGTTCCTGGACAGCCACCTAAATTTTCTTGGGGCCACAGTACTTGCGTGGTTGGAGGGACAAGAGTCTTGGTATTGGGCGGCCACACTGGGGAAGAATGGATCCTCAATGAATTGCACGAACTCCGCTTAGCTAGCAAGCAAGACTCAGATCTTTGA
- the LOC111798411 gene encoding SEC14 cytosolic factor-like, which produces MEDSRANALIQMRKAVEKSGINTQEYCDATMMRFLIARSMEPSKGAKMFVQWRKWRDAVVPKGFICESEVKEELEAKKIFLQGLSKTGLAVMIVMAKRHFSSKDQLQFKKFLVHLLDKVIASGSKGKEIGNEKWIAIVDLHQISYKNVDIRGLITGFQFLQNYYPERLGKCFILNMPWFFVSIWRMVSRFVDPTTLKNISIVSNEEERRSMIEEVGEEVLPEEYGGKAKFIALQDAVLPHLDA; this is translated from the exons ATGGAGGATTCTCGCGCCAATGCGCTAATCCAGATGAGGAAAGCCGTCGAGAAATCAGGCATCAACACACAA GAGTACTGCGATGCGACGATGATGAGATTCTTGATCGCGAGGTCTATGGAGCCTTCGAAAGGAGCGAAGATGTTCGTACAATGGCGGAAATGGAGAGATGCGGTGGTTCCGAAGGGTTTTATTTGTGAATCGGAGGTGAAGGAGGAGTTGGAGGCTAAGAAGATTTTCTTGCAGGGATTGTCCAAGACAGGACTGGCTGTGATGATTGTTATGGCTAAACGCCATTTTTCTTCCAAGGATCAACTCCAGTTCAAGA AATTCCTGGTTCATCTCTTGGACAAGGTCATTGCAAG TGGTagcaaaggaaaagaaattggAAACGAAAAGTGGATTGCTATTGTTGATCTTCACCAAATCTCATACAAGAATGTTGATATACGTGGACTCATCACAGGGTTTCAATTTCTACAG AATTACTACCCAGAACGCTTGGGTAAATGCTTCATTTTAAACATGCCATGGTTTTTCGTTAGCATTTGGAGAATGGTTTCTCGTTTCGTGGATCCTACAACGCTAAAAAAC ATTTCAATTGTGagcaatgaagaagaaagaagaagtaTGATAGAGGAAGTTGGAGAAGAAGTATTGCCAGAAGAGTACGGTGGAAAGGCAAAGTTTATTGCTCTTCAAGATGCTGTTCTTCCTCACTTGGATGCCTGA
- the LOC111781535 gene encoding uncharacterized protein LOC111781535 translates to MAALASSRTTFFFSPVSPQPKPRRISRLVRMAYQENGPSLAVVGVTGAVGQEFLSVLSDRGFPYSSIKMLASKRSAGKSVHFHGEEHIVEELTADSFDGVDIALFSAGGSISKKFGPLAVEKGTIVVDNSSAFRMDENVPLVIPEVNPDAMKGIKVGTGKGALIANPNCSTIICLMAVTPLHRYAKVLRMVVSTYQAASGAGAAAMEELVQQTREVLEGKPPTCNIFRDQYAFNLFSHNASVLSNGYNEEEMKLVKETRKIWSDANVKVTATCIRVPVMRAHAESVNLQFENPLDEDAAREILKNAPGVVIIDDRAANQFPTPLKVSNKDDVAVGRIRQDISLDGNKGLDIFICGDQIRKGAALNAVQIAEMLL, encoded by the exons ATGGCGGCGCTAGCTTCTTCACGAaccaccttcttcttctcccctGTTTCTCCTCAACCTAAACCAAGGCGCATCTCTAGACTTGTTCGCATGGCGTATCAAGAGAACGGACCCTCTCTTGCTGTCGTCGGTGTCACTGGCGCTGTCGGCCAGGAATTTCTCTCCGTCCTTTCCGATCGCGGCTTTCCTTATAGCTCAATCAAGATGCTGGCCTCCAAGCGCTCCGCTGGAAAGTCCGTTCACTTCCATGGCGAAGAGCATATTGTTGAGGAGCTCACTGCGGATAGCTTCGATGGTGTCGACATTGCTCTCTTCAGCGCTGGGGGATCCATCAGCAAGAAGTTTGGACCGCTCGCCGTTGAGAAGGGGACGATTGTGGTTGATAATAGCTCTGCCTTTCGGATGGATGAGAATGTGCCACTTGTTATTCCGGAGGTTAATCCCGACGCCATGAAGGGGATTAAGGTCGGGACCGGCAAGGGCGCTTTGATTGCTAATCCCAATTGTTCTACCATCATTTGCTTGATGGCGGTCACTCCTCTGCATCGTTACGCTAAG GTGTTACGCATGGTTGTTAGTACGTATCAAGCAGCTAGTGGTGCTGGTGCAGCAGCCATGGAAGAGCTTGTGCAACAAACTCGtgag GTTCTGGAAGGAAAACCACCAACTTGTAATATATTTAGGGATCAG TATGCTTTCAATTTGTTCTCCCACAATGCATCTGTTCTTTCAAATGGATACAATGAAGAGGAAATGAAATTAGTAAAAGAAACTCGGAAAATTTGG AGCGATGCAAATGTTAAAGTTACTGCCACTTGTATTCGAGTTCCTGTCATGCGTGCGCATGCTGAGAGTGTGAATCTTCAATTTGAGAATCCCCTTGATGAg GACGCAGCTAGAGAGATTCTAAAAAATGCTCCTGGAGTTGTCATTATTGACGACCGGGCTGCCAACCAATTTCCGACACCGCTGAAGGTATCGAACAAAGACGACGTTGCAGTTGGGAGGATCCGACAGGATATTTCACTAGATGGAAATAAAGG GTTGGATATCTTCATCTGTGGTGATCAAATACGAAAGGGCGCTGCGCTTAATGCCGTTCAGATTGCTGAGATGTTACTGTAG
- the LOC111777398 gene encoding U-box domain-containing protein 21-like, which produces MISSWRRRRATRRTARGTGSDMRELTIPSHFRCPISLDMMKDPVTLSTGITYDRASIETWIEGGNFSCPITNQPLQTLDSIPNHNIRKMIQDWCVENKDYGVERIPTPRVPVSPVQIGDILEKITAAARRGDGDGCKSSVEKIKMLAKESERNKKCIMGNGASHVISSAFQALSKQEPLEKSIEILEEMISAMAIMFPLQEESIKNLKSKASLQALVLFMKGGDLSRRRNSILILKEIISSYPQKATKLGEIQGALEGLVKLIKEPICSSSKKASLFITYHIIASSSNPQRFTKALLEMGFVSLLLETLVDAERSVCERALGAFDGICESKEGREEAYAHALTMPVIVKKILRVSDLATELSVSIVWKLVKHESEEEEEDGRVKVEALQVGAFQKLLLLLQVGCSEWTKEKATELLKLLNNLHRDRLECIDSLDFKGIKRPF; this is translated from the coding sequence ATGATTTCCTCTTGGAGACGACGGAGGGCCACCCGGCGAACAGCGAGGGGCACCGGCAGTGACATGAGAGAGCTGACGATCCCGAGCCATTTCCGGTGTCCAATTTCGCTGGACATGATGAAAGATCCAGTGACTTTGTCTACTGGAATCACATATGATCGTGCTAGTATTGAGACATGGATAGAAGGAGGGAATTTCAGCTGCCCCATCACCAACCAGCCATTACAAACCCTTGATTCCATTCCAAATCATAACATAAGGAAAATGATTCAAGATTGGTGTGTTGAAAACAAGGATTACGGGGTCGAGAGAATTCCGACGCCGAGGGTTCCGGTGAGTCCCGTGCAGATTGGGGACATTCTCGAGAAGATTACCGCTGCAGCACGGCGGGGGGATGGCGACGGATGTAAGTCGTCGGTCGAGAAGATCAAGATGTTGGCAAAAGAAAGTGAAAGGAACAAGAAATGCATTATGGGCAATGGAGCAAGCCATGTGATATCATCAGCATTCCAAGCGTTGTCAAAACAAGAACCATTGGAGAAAAGCATAGAGATTTTAGAAGAAATGATATCAGCCATGGCAATCATGTTCCCTCTCCAAGAAGAATCCATTAAAAACCTCAAATCAAAAGCTTCATTGCAAGCCCTCGTGTTGTTCATGAAAGGAGGAGATttatcaagaagaagaaattcaattttgatatTGAAAGAAATCATTTCATCATACCCACAAAAAGCAACAAAATTAGGTGAAATCCAAGGAGCATTAGAGGGATTAGTGAAGCTCATAAAAGAGCCCATTTGTTCATCATCAAAAAAAGCCTCActtttcataacatatcacatcatagCTTCATCTTCCAATCCACAAAGATTCACAAAAGCCCTTTTAGAAATGGGGTTTGTCTCTTTGCTACTCGAAACGCTCGTCGACGCCGAGAGAAGCGTTTGCGAGAGGGCGTTGGGAGCGTTCGATGGGATTTGCGAGAgcaaagaaggaagagaagaggCGTACGCGCACGCGTTGACGATGCCCGTGATAGTGAAAAAGATACTTCGAGTTTCGGATTTAGCGACGGAGTTATCGGTGTCGATTGTTTGGAAGCTTGTAAAGCATgagagtgaagaagaagaagaagatggaagggTTAAAGTAGAAGCACTTCAAGTGGGAGCGTTTCAAAAgctattgttgttgttgcaaGTTGGTTGTAGTGAATGGACAAAGGAGAAAGCAACTGAGTTGTTGAAACTATTGAATAATCTTCACAGGGATAGGTTAGAATGTATTGATTCATTGGACTTTAAGGGTATCAAAAGACCCTTTTGA
- the LOC111807397 gene encoding tryptophan--tRNA ligase, cytoplasmic: MEKAESERKVEESVEEDDQVVNPWQVSAKDGGKIDYDKLIDKFGCQRLDQSLVDRVQRLTSRPPHVFLRRGVFFAHRDFEEILNAYERGEKFYLYTGRGPSSEALHLGHLVPFMFTKYLQDAFKVPLVIQLTDDEKCMWKNLSVEESQRLARENAKDIIACGFDISKTFIFSDFDYVGGAFYKNMVKVAKCVTYNKVVGIFGFTGEDHIGKVSFPPVQAVPSFPSSFPHLFSGKDDLRCLVPCAIDQDPYFRMTRDVAPRLGYHKPALIESSFFPALQGETGKMSASDPNSAIYVTDSAKEIKNKVNRYAFSGGQDSIEKHRLYGANLEVDIPIKYLNFFLDDDAELEHITKEYGAGRMLTGEVKQRLIQVLTEMVERHRRARASVTDEMVDAFMAVRPLPNMFD, from the exons ATGGAGAAGGCAGAGTCGGAGAGAAAGGTAGAGGAATCTGTGGAAGAAGATGATCAGGTTGTAAATCCATGGCAAGTTTCGGCTAAAGATGGAGGAAAAATCGATTACGATAAGCTAATTGACAAATTCGGCTGCCAGAGGCTCGACCAGTCTCTCGTTGACCGAGTCCAGCGCCTTACTTCTCGTCCTCCCCATGTCTTCCTTCGCCGCGGCGTCTTCTTTGCCCATCg GGACTTCGAAGAAATTTTGAATGCGTACGAGAGGGGGGAGAAATTCTACTTGTATACTGGAAGAGGACCTTCGTCTGAAGCATTGCATTTGGGGCATCTCGTTCCTTTTATGTTTACCAA ATATTTGCAAGATGCATTTAAGGTGCCCCTTGTGATACAACTCACTGACGACGAGAAATGCATGTGGAAAAATCTTTCTGTGGAAGAGAGCCAGAGACTTGCTCGTGAGAATGCAAAAGACATCATTGCTTGTGGTTTTGATATTTCCAAAACCTTTATCTTCTCTGATTTTGATTACGTTGGTGG TGCTTTTTATAAGAACATGGTGAAAGTTGCCAAATGTGTTACATACAATAAG GTTGTTGGTATTTTCGGGTTTACTGGTGAAGATCATATTGGAAAAGTTAGTTTTCCACCAGTGCAG GCAGTTCCTTCATTTCCGAGTTCATTTCCACATCTTTTCTCTGGCAAGGATGATCTTCGGTGCTTAGTACCTTGTGCTATTGATCAG GATCCTTATTTTCGAATGACAAGGGATGTTGCTCCTCGCTTAGGTTATCATAAACCTGCACTGATCgaatcttctttctttcctgcTCTGCAG GGCGAGACAGGAAAGATGTCCGCTAGTGATCCAAATTCTGCAATATATGTGACTGATTCCgcaaaggaaataaaaaacaag GTAAACAGATATGCATTCTCCGGTGGCCAAGATTCTATAGAGAAGCACAGATTATATGGAGCAAATCTCGAG GTAGATATACCCAtcaaatatttgaactttttcctTGATGATGATGCTGAACTTGAACACATAACAAAG GAGTATGGTGCTGGACGCATGCTAACAGGTGAAGTGAAGCAGCGCCTAATACAAGTATTGACTGAAATGGTAGAAAGACATCGTAGAGCTCGGGCTTCTGTGACAGATGAG ATGGTGGATGCGTTTATGGCAGTCAGACCCCTCCCTAATATGTTTGACTGA
- the LOC111807405 gene encoding uncharacterized protein LOC111807405, with translation METDWLGTLLNTKFFGSCDLHPNLRKNEKNKFCIDCSVSFCKNCTVHDLHRQVHIWKYVYHEVVRVQDAEKYFRCSEIHTYKVNGEISVHLNSRGQSVDAKPPKTKSGGSCEDCGRYVQYPNRFCSIACKVSVNSKLKDQSIRTIVSLSPDFGNLSFKEKTSAETNASELESTISIAESREETKASPSSSSQPRKRRRKDTPHRSPSF, from the exons ATGGAAACGGACTGGCTTGGTACGCTTTTGAATACGAAATTCTTCGGTTCTTGCGATCTTCATCCTAATCTCaggaaaaatgagaaaaataaattctgCATTGATTGTAGTGTTAGCTTCTGCAAGAATTGTACAGTACATGATCTTCATCGGCAGGTTCATATCTGGAAATATGTCTATCACGAAGTTGTTCGCGTTCAGGACGCGGAGAAATACTTTCGCTGTTCAGAGATTCAt ACATATAAAGTCAATGGTGAAATATCTGTTCATCTAAACTCCCGTGGTCAATCCGTCGACGCCAAACCACCAAAAACGAAGTCCGGTGGTTCTTGTGAAGACTGTGGTAGATATGTACAATATCCCAATCGCTTCTGTTCAATTGCTTGCAAG GTTTCTGTGAACTCAAAGCTTAAAGACCAGAGCATAAGAACCATCGTATCTCTGAGCCCGGATTTCGGTAACTTATCGTTCAAGGAAAAAACTAGCGCCGAAACAAATGCAAGCGAATTGGAATCAACCATATCAATTGCAGAGTCCAGGGAAGAGACCAAAGCTAGCCCTTCATCATCTTCACAGCCAAGAAAACGCAGAAGGAAAGACACCCCTCACAGATCTCCATCCTTCTGA